In marine bacterium B5-7, the DNA window GCCTTGATGAATTATGGTTATGCCTTGCTAAAACAAGAAGATCATGCGGGCGCAAGAAGTCAGTTTTTACAAGTATTGACCGGTATGCCGGAAGAGCGCATTGCGATGAAAATGCATTATGCTTTGGGGCAAATTGCTTTAACTCTCGATGAAAATGAAGCCGCGGTCACACATTATCAATCAGCGTTAGAATTATTGCCGCAGTATTTAGATGCGCGCCGAGAATTAATTCAGGCTTTGTTGCGTTTAGAACAAGATAAATTGGCACTGAAGCATTTGAATGTGACGCTCATGCAAGATCCAGATTTTGTTGACGATCATTACAATGCGGGCGTTGTGCTTTTAAAACTAAATCAGTTAAATGATGCGCTATATCATTTTCGTGAAGTGATGCGTCTTGATGAAAATCATGTGGAAACCTTGGCAAACTTAGGCGCCTTGGCCTTGCGCCAAGGACGTTTGAAATCTGCGCAAGAACATTATGAAAAACTTCTGAAAATACAGCCTGAAAATGATATTGCGGCCTACACACTAACTGCACTGACACAATCAGACAATCCAGAGAAGCCACCATTAGCTTATGTTCAGCAACTTTTTGATAGTTATGCGGAACAATATGACGAACACATGCAAGAACAATTAGATTATCAAGTGCCGGAGCTCTTGGAAAAACAATTATCTGAACAGCTACCTAACGCTAAAAATCTCCTGAACGTCCTCGACCTTGGTTGCGGCACAGGCTTGTTAGCTGAAACATTAAAGCCTTATGCCAAACACTTAACCGGCGTCGATATATCTGCAGCGATGTTAACAAAGGCGCAAGAAAAACAGCATTACGATGAACTCGTTCAATACGACATTGTTGAATTCTTAAAGCAGACAGCACAATCTTTTGATTTAATGTGCGCGGGTGATGTCCTGAATTATTTGGGTGATCTAGCCCCCATATTTTCCGCTGCACGAGCACGCATGAGTCCGGAAGGGCTCTTATGCTTCACGATTGAAGCAGGTAGTACTGCAGCCTATCAACTAGCACAGTCAGGACGTTTCACCCACGATCCCACCCAAGTCGCGGCACTGGCAGAATCCTGTGACTGGCAGCTTGTCCAGCAAACAGAAGTGATTTTGCGTTTGCAGCGTGGCCAGGCTGTGCCGGGTGTCTTATTTTTCTTTAAGGGCTAAGCCAGTTAATTGGGGGAGGTAGTATTGGATCTTCAAATGACAGTACCTTTGGCATTGGCAGCGGCGTGTTTTCTTGTAGGTACTGAAGAGTCCCGAGATTAACGATCTTTTCTTGCATATAAGCAAACAATGTTAAGAGTAATGCAGCAGTAGCATGCAGACCTTTTAATGAAATATTCTGATAGTCAGCGAAGTTAATACCAATGGGTTCTTCCTCAAAAAATGCTAGTATCATTTCAGAGGCTGATTGACAGCTCTCATAAGCTTGGAAAGGCT includes these proteins:
- a CDS encoding methyltransferase, which encodes MTTTDTITDLYQQLRQALYDGQIGEADVLLKNCQHLAPDAADTWHYAGLLAVCQQDLEAAQRLFLIALEKDDTQPAYHNHFANTCRARQEIDKAIDHYERAIALDAKFSEPHNNLANIYYRQGEMDKALQYYQQAIEIDPHYQDALMNYGYALLKQEDHAGARSQFLQVLTGMPEERIAMKMHYALGQIALTLDENEAAVTHYQSALELLPQYLDARRELIQALLRLEQDKLALKHLNVTLMQDPDFVDDHYNAGVVLLKLNQLNDALYHFREVMRLDENHVETLANLGALALRQGRLKSAQEHYEKLLKIQPENDIAAYTLTALTQSDNPEKPPLAYVQQLFDSYAEQYDEHMQEQLDYQVPELLEKQLSEQLPNAKNLLNVLDLGCGTGLLAETLKPYAKHLTGVDISAAMLTKAQEKQHYDELVQYDIVEFLKQTAQSFDLMCAGDVLNYLGDLAPIFSAARARMSPEGLLCFTIEAGSTAAYQLAQSGRFTHDPTQVAALAESCDWQLVQQTEVILRLQRGQAVPGVLFFFKG